In the genome of Afipia felis ATCC 53690, the window TCGGTGCGCAGCGTGTCCCAGTAGCGCACGGCCTGCTCCCACTGCGCAGCCTTCGGCGACAGCGGACGACCCTTCAGAAACTCATACGCCTTCTCGTCGGGTGCGATGAGGCCCGCGCGTGCGCCGCCTTCGATCGACATGTTGCAGACCGTCATGCGGCCTTCCATCGTCAGCGCGCGGATCGCATCGCCGGCATATTCCAGCACGTAGCCGGTGCCGCCTGCGGTGCCGATCTCGCCGATGATGGCAAGGATGATGTCCTTCGCGGTGACGCCTTCGGGCAGCTTGCCGTCGACGACGGCACGCATGTTCTTGGCCTTCTTCTGGATCAGCGTCTGCGTGGCGAGCACATGCTCGACCTCTGAGGTGCCGATGCCGTGCGCCAGCGCGCCGAATGCGCCATGCGTCGAGGTGTGGCTGTCGCCGCACACGATCGTCGAGCCGGGCAGCGTGAAGCCCTGCTCCGGGCCGATGACGTGGACGATGCCCTGACGTTTGTCGAACTCGTTGAAATACTGCACGCCGAAGTCGCGCGCGTTGGTCGCAAGCGCAGCGATCTGCTCGGCGCTCTCCGGATCGGGGTTCGGCTTGGAGCGGTCGGTCGTCGGCACGTTGTGGTCGACAACGGCAAGCGTCTTCTCCGGCGCATGCACCTTGCGGCCGGACACGCGAAGGCCTTCGAACGCCTGCGGCGAAGTCACCTCATGGACAAGATGGCGATCAATGTAGAGCAGGCAGGTGCCGTCGGGCTGCTCGTCAACCAGGTGATCGTTCCAGATCTTGTCGTACAGGGTGGTCGGTTTGGCCATTTTGGTTTTCGCTTTTTCCGGGTCGGGCGCGTTCCGTAGGCGCCTGTTGCAGCGGGCTTTTTACTCGCATAAGGCGCGGCGGGAAAGTATTCTCGCCATATAAGAACTGCATGGGGCTCCTCAATGTCTGCACGGCCGCCGGTCGCACCCTATCTCACGGTTTCCCCCGCGGCGGGTGCCGTTGCATTCTACAGCGCCGCTTTCGACGCCAAGCAGAAAGCCCTGATGCCAGCGCTGGACGGCATGCGGATTATGCATTGCGAGTTGGAGATCAACGGCGGCACGCTGTTCCTGTCGGATGCGTTCCCCGAATTCGGCAAGGCGCGTTCGCCTCTGCCCGGCGAGCCGGTGACGGCCTCGGTCAGCCTCGAATTCGCAACGTCCGAGGAAGTGGACGAAGTGTTCACGCGGGCGACGAAGCTCGGTGCGGTCGGCGAAGTCTCGCCGACAAATTCATTTTGGGGCACGCGCACCGCGATCGTGCGTGATCCGTTCGGCCATCGCTGGATCATGAACGGTCCGCTCGCAACGTAATTGCTGTCGCGTTCACGCATGAAAAAAGCCCCGGTGAACCGGGGCTTTTTTGAATCCTTGATAGAAGCCGAATTACTCGGCAGCCGCAGCAGCCGTCGTGGTCTGACGCTGATCCTGCTTCTCGACGATGCGGGCCGATTTGCCGCGCAGGCCGCGCAGGTAATACAGCTTGGCACGACGCACCTTGCCGCGACGCACGAGCTTGATCGAGTCGATCATCGGCGAATAGATCGGGAAGACACGCTCGACGCCTTCGCCGTACGAAATCTTGCGAACGGTGAAGCTCTCGTTGATGCCACCGCCGTTGCGGCCGATGCAGACGCCTTCATAGGCCTGCACGCGGGTGCGGTCGCCTTCCTTGACCTTAACGTTGACGGTCACGGTGTCGCCCGGACCGAAGTCGGGAATGGTCTTCCCGGCGGCGAGCTTCTCGAGCTGCTCTTTCTCGAGCTCTTGGATGAGATTCATAGCAAAACTCCATCGGGCAGCGCGCCCGAAAGGGACTGCGCGAAATTTCGTATCCAGCACATGCACGGATTGGGCGCTGCTATACGCCAAACCGCACCCGTTGTCACTGGTCCGTCGTGTTTTTTGGCGTCTTTGAGCCAATTCGAGCCGCCCAGAGGTCCGGGCGGCGGGCTCGGGTCAGGGATTCGGCCTGGGCGCGCCGCCATGACTCGACCCTAGCGTGGTCACCGGAGGTCAAAACATCAGGAATCTCATGGCCTTCGAAGGTCTGAGGCCGGGTGTACTGGGGATACTCAAGAAGGCCGTCGGAAAAACTCTCCTCGGTTCCCGAAGCGAGCTTGCCCATGACACCCGGCAAGAGCCGGACGCAGGCATCGATCAGCACCATGGCGCCGAGTTCCCCGCCGGATAGTACGTAGTCGCCGATCGAGACCTCCTCGAGGCCGCGTGCCTCGATCACGCGCTGGTCCACGCCCTCGAACCGGCCGCAGACGATTATCGGGCCAGGGCCCCCCGCCAGTTCCACCACCCGCTTCTGGGTCAATGGCCGACCGCGCGGGCTCATCAGGAGGCGCGGCTGGTCGAAGTCGCATCCGGCGGCGTCGATCGCGGCCGCCAGCACATCGGCGCGGAGCACCATGCCGGGTCCCCCGCCGGAAGGGGTGTCATCGACGCTGCGGTGCCTGTCGGTCGCGGAGGCGCGGATGTCGCGCACGTCGAGCCGCCAGATGTCGGACGCCAGCGCGCGGCCTGCGAGGCTGACGCCGAGCGGGCCGGGAAACATCTCCGGAAACAGCGTGAGAACGGTGGCGCGCCAAGTCATGGCGCAGAATCCGCCGGGTCTGGCGAATCGCCTTCGATTTCTTGCGGTAGATCGACGACGACACGTCCCGCCGCAAGATCAACCGTCGGCACTACGGCGTTGGTAAACGGCAGCAAGAGTGATGGCCCGCTTTTCGGCGCGATCTCGATGATGTCGCCCGCGCCGAAATTATGGATCGCAGTAACGGTTCCGATAGCTGCGCCCTGCGGATCGAGGGCGGCGAGGCCGATCAGGTCAGCGTGGTAGTACTCGCCTTCATTAGTATCGGGCAGGGCATCGCGCGAGATGTAAAGCTCGATGCCGTTGAGGCGTTCTGCTTCGTCGCGGTTGGTGACGCCCTTGAGCGACGCGACCAGATGGTCCTTGGCAGCGCGGGCGCGCGCCACCTCGAATTGTCGCGCGCCGTCCTTGGTCGAGAGCGGGCCGTAGTCGATCACCGCCATCGGGTCTTCGGTGAACGGCCACAACCGCACCTCGCCGCGCACACCGTGCGCGGCGCCGATCTTCGCAACGCAGATGCGCGCTGCCCGGGTCATTCAGGCTTAAGCCTTGGGAGCCTCGGCGGCCGCCTTGCGCTCCTTGCGCGGCACGGCCTTCTCGGGGTTGTTGCGCGCGGTGCGCTTCGCAACGCCAGCCGCATCGAGGAAGCGCATCACACGGTCCGACGGCTGCGCGCCCTTGGCGAGCCAGGCCTTCACCTGCTCCATGTCGAGCTTGAGGCGAGCCTCGTTGTCCTTCGGCAGCAGCGGGTTGAAGTAGCCCAGGCGCTCGATGAAGCGGCCGTCGCGGGGAAAGCGCGAGTCGGCGACGACGACGTGATAAAACGGGCGCTTCTTGGTGCCGGCGCGGGCGAGGCGAATGACGACTGACATGGTGTTCTCCGTTCGATTCTAAAAATGCTTGTGTGACAGGGGTTATTTCTTCTTGCCCAGACCCGGAAATCCTCCGAGGCCCGGCAAATTCGGTTTTCCGAGGCCGCCCAATCCTGAGGGCAGGCCCGGAAAGTCTTTCGGCAGCGAAGGCATACCGCCGGGGCCTTGCGGCAACCCTTGAGGCATCTGGTCCTTCAACTGCTGAATCTGTTCAGGCGAGGGCATGCCGCCGCCAAAGCCCATCATCTGCGCAAGGCCAGCCATCGGGCCGCGCTTGCCCTGACCCATGGCCTTCATCATGTCGGCCATGCCCCGGTGCATCTTCAGGAGCTTGTTGACGTCCTCGACCTTCACGCCCGCGCCAGCGGCGATGCGCTTCTTGCGGCTCGCCTTCAGGACGTCGGGGTTCTTGCGCTCCGCGCGCGTCATCGAATCGATCACCGCCATCTGCCGCTTGACGATCCTGTCGTCGAGATTGGCGGCGGCGAGTTGGTTCTTCATCTTGGCGATGCCGGGCATCATGCCCATCAGGCCGCCGAGGCCGCCGAGATTCTGCATCTGGGCCAACTGTTCGCGCAGATCGGCAAGATCGAACTTGCCCTTGCGCATCTTCTCGGCTGTGCGCGCCGCCTTCTCCGCATCGATATTGGCGGCGGCTTTCTCGACCAGCGACACGATATCGCCCATGCCAAGGATGCGGCTTGCGATACGTGAAGGGTGAAAGTCTTCCAGCGCGTCGGTCTTTTCGCCGGTGCCGATCAGCTTGATCGGCTTGCCGGTGACGGCACGCATCGACAGCGCCGCGCCGCCGCGGCCGTCACCATCAACACGGGTGAGCACGATGCCGGTGAGGCCGACGCGCTCATCGAACGCGCGTGCAAGGTTGACGGCGTCCTGGCCGGTGAGGGAGTCCGCAACCAGCAGCACTTCATGCGGATTGGCGGCGGTTTTAACCGCAGCTGCTTCACGCATCATCTCTTCATCGAGCGTGGTACGGCCGGCGGTGTCGAGCAGCACGACATCGTAACCGCCGAGCTTGCCCGCCTGCAGCGCGCGTTGCGCAATCTGCTGCGGTATCTGGCCGGCGACGACCGGCAGTGTTTCGATGGAGAGATCGCGGCCGAGCACCGCGAGCTGTTCCTGTGCCGCCGGACGGTAGACGTCGAGCGAGGCCATCAGGACTTTTTTCTTGTCGCGCTGGGTGAGGCGTCGCGCGAGCTTCGCGGTGGTCGTGGTCTTACCGGAGCCCTGCAGGCCGACCATCATGATCGCGATCGGCGCGGGCGCGTTGAGGTCGATGAGCTGGCCGTCGGAGCCGAGCGTTTCCACGAGCTGATCGTGGACGATCTTCACGACCATCTGGCCGGGCGTCACCGACTTGACGACGGTTGCGCCGATCGCCTGTTCGCGGACCTTGTCGGTGAACGAGCGCACGACTTCGAGCGCGACGTCCGCTTCCAAAAGCGCACGGCGCACTTCGCGCATCGCGGCGTCGACATCGGCCTCCGACAGCGCACCGCGCCGCGTCAGCTTGTCGAGAATGCCTCCGAGCCTTTCCGACAGATTGTCGAACATCTCAGCGTCGTATCCCGTTACGCTCCGGATGGAGCAATGATCCAAACAATTTTACGCCCGAGGGCGCACAGCGCTGTCGGGCGTTGACCTCCGGCGTCTCGCACCGGGCGGCGGGTCGAAAAGAAAACCTTTTCGAGAAGTGGCGCGGTTAAAGCCTTCCCGGCCCGGAAAGTCAAGAAAGGAGCGGAAAAAGCGGCTTTTATGGCTGAAAGCGGGCGTCGCGGAGCTGTTATTTGCCTCCCGGCCCGATTTTGGGGTCAATCGAAGCATGAAACTCACCCGTCGCGGCTTTTTCGGAACTTTCGCCGGTCTTCTGGCGGTCGCAGGCGGGTCCTCGGCGTGGGCATCCCGGATGAAGACCTATAGCGGCCCGGTTTCGGATCATTTCGACGGCTTGCACTTTTTCGACCCGCACGGTGCGCCGCCTCGGCCGCTGGCCGACCTGCTGCGCTGGCGCTTTGGCCGAAACTCCTCGAAATGGCCGGACTGGGTGCCGAGCGGGTTTGCCGATACGCCGCCGTTAAGCGTCACCGGCAGCAAAGTCCGCCTGTCCTTCGTCGGGCATGCGAGCTGGCTGATCCAGACCGCGGGGTTGAACATTCTGGTCGATCCGGTGTGGTCGGAGCGGGCCTCGCCGCTTTCTTTCGCCGGCCCGAAGCGCGTCAACGATCCCGGTATCGCGTTCGAGGCGCTGCCGCCGATCGACGCCGTACTGGTGTCGCACGGCCATTACGATCACCTCGATATGCGCACGCTCTCAAAGCTTGCGGCGAAATTCTCGCCGCGCGTCATCACGCCGCTCGGCAATGATGTGACCATCAAATCGAACAATGATGCGGTACGCGCCGAAGCATATGACTGGAACGATCGCGTCGAGATTGGCAACGGCGTATCGGTGACGCTGGTGGCGACGCGGCATTGGAGCGCGCGCGGCCTGTTCGACCGCAACAAGGTGCTGTGGGCGAGCTTCGTGCTGGAGACGCCTGCGGGCAAAATCTACATCGTGTGTGATTCCGGCTATGGCGATGGCGGACACTTCCGCCGGGTGCGCGAGGCGCATGGGCTGTTGCGGCTCGCGATCCTGCCGATTGGCGCTTACGAGCCGCGCTGGTTCATGCGCGACCAGCATATGAATCCATCGGATGCGGTGAAGGCGCTTGGCGACTGCGGAGCCGAGATGGCGTTGGCGCATCATCACGGCACGTTCCAGCTCACCGACGAGGCGATCGACGCGCCCGCGAATGATCTTACTGTTGCGCTCGATCAGGCGAAGGTGCCGCGCGACACCTTCGCTGTTTTGAAGCCGGGACAGATATTCGAGATCTGACCGCTTTCACCGGTTATGGTTTCGGCTTGATCTCGTAGCTCACGTGAACGGAGACCCGCAGTGTCTGTTCGCCGGGCACGATCGGAGTCGGTGCCGCAGCAAGAGTTGCGTCCATCCTTCGGAACGCGATCGGCGGCGGCGCGCCATCTTCGGCGATGCTGAGTGGCGCACCAAGAGTTACGCCCGCGGATTGGGCATAAATCGCGGCCTTACGGTGCGCATCTTCCACCGCCTTGGCGCGAGCTTCGTCGAGCAGTTTTGACGATTGCGAGACCGAAAAGCCGATGCCGCCGATATCGTTGGCGCCGGAGGCGACCAGCGCGTCGATGGTGTCGCCGATCTTGGCGATGTCGCGCAGTCTGACGCTGACGCGATTGGTCGCGCGATAGCCGGTGATCTGCGGCGGCGCGTTTGAATTGTTCCGGCTCGTCATCTGGGGGTGCAGCGAAATTTGCGAGGTCTGGACATCCTTTGGTGCGATGCCGGTTCCTTTCAGGGCGGCCAGCACATCGTTCATTGCCTTGGCGTTGGCTTCGCTCGCGGCGCGCGCGGTCTTTGCTTCCGTTGTCACACCAGCTTCGATCTCCGCCAGATCGGGCGCGGCTGACACAGTGGCCTGTCCGCTGACCGAAATCGAGGGCGGCACAGGTTGAGCGAGCGCGGGCGAGGCGAGCGCGAGGCACGCGGCGGCGACGAGACAACGCATGATAATGAACTCCTTAGTTCAGGGGGACGAAGACGTTGATGATGAGTTTGTCTTCTTCGGTCTTGAGCGGGTCAGTGACGTATTCCTCGATGAAGCTGTCTTTCGCCTCCAGCTTCTTCTCATCGAGATAATTGGTGATGGCCTCGTAGGTGTTGTCCATGTTGTCGTAGGAGCCGCGATGGACGAATTTCAACACCTTGCCTTCGGGCGATTGGGTGATGCTCATGTCCTTGGGCAAATTCTTCGGCTCCTGATTGACGGGCATTTCGGCCTGGAAGGTGAAGCCGGCGTCGTCGGTTGACGTGTAGACAATGATCACAGGGCCCGCGGGCTCGATCTTTTGCTTGGCGAGCAAGGTGTTCAGCGCCTTGATAGAATCCGTCAGCGTCTCGAACGCCGAATCCCACACGGCTTTGCCCTTGAGCGCGACGACCTTTTTTGCGGTTAGAGTGGTTTCCTCGCCGAACGGATCGGCTGGCTGCACTTTGGCCGGAGGTGCTGCTTCGGTCGCGGGTGAAGCAGGTGCGGGCGTAGCTGCTGCGGGTGGAGTGGCTGGAGCGGTGGGTGCGGACGATTCAGGCGGTGTCGCCGGAGCTGTGACGGCAGGAGCAGGGGTGGCTGCAGGTGCGGGGGGCGTCGCGGGAGCGAGCGTAGTGGGAGGCGCGACCGGCTTGTCGGCTGTTGTGGGAGGGGGCGTCGTCGGGGTCGCGGGCGACTGTGCGGATGCCGGAATTATTGCCATTGAGGCCGCCGCGAGAGCGATCGGGACCAGCAAAACCAGTCGGGTCGAGCGGGACGTCATCCGGGAAATCTCCATTTTATCCGGGTTTGCGTAGTCTGAGCGTAGCATGGCGTGATATGCGCGTCTCAAAGGGTCGGGAGGCGGGGCAGTGGGCTGGTCATTGTCGCCATCCTCGCCATATAAAGCGCCTGGATTTTGACCATGACCGTGCTCGCCAATCATAGCTTCGCCAAGATGAACGGAATCGGAAACGAGATCGTCGTTGTCGATCTGCGTACGTCCGATTCACAGATCACGCCGGCCGAAGCCCGTGCCATCGCCGCACCAGACGGCGTGCCTTACGATCAATTGATGGTGTTGCAGACGCCGCGGCTGCCCGGCACCAGCGCCTTCATCCGTATCTATAATAATGACGGCTCCGAGGCAGGCGCCTGCGGCAACGGAATGCGTTGCGTGGCCAAGCGTGTATTCGGCGCAAGCGGCGAGAAAGCCGCGACCTTCGAGACCCGCGCGGGACTCCTGAACTGCTGGCAGGGGCCGTCACCAGATCTTTACACGGTCGATATGGGCGTACCGAAGTTCGGCTGGCAGGACATTCCGCTCGCCGAGGAATTTCGCGACACGCGCTATATCGAATTGCAGGTCGGGCCGATCGATGCGCCGGTGCTGCATTCGCCATCCGTCGTCAGTATGGGCAACCCACATGCGATCTTCTGGGTCGCCGATATAGACGCCTATGATCTCGAACGGTTCGGGCCGCTTCTGGAAAATCACCCGATCTTTCCCGAGCGCGCCAACATCACGCTCGCCCATATCGTCGATCGCGATCACATCCGCATGCGCACTTGGGAGCGCGGCGCCGGTCTCACCAAAGCGTGCGGCTCGGCGGCGTGCGCGACGGCAGTGGCAGCGGCACGATTGAAGCGCACCAATCGCATTGTGCAGATGAGCCTGCCCGGTGGCGATCTCACCATCGAGTGGCGCGAGAGCGACGACCACGTTCTGATGACCGGCGCCGCCGTGCTGGAATATGAAGGCATCTTCGATCCAGCGCTGTTCGCGGCGCTTGCCTGACATGACGGTCGAGCTCGTCACCTTCGGTTGCCGCCTCAATCTTGCTGAATCGGAGACGATGCGCGCCGAGGCGGGAGCCGCGGGCGTGCACGATGCATTTATCGTCAATACCTGCGCGGTGACGAGCGAAGCGGTGGCGCAGGCGCGCCAGACCATCCGCCGTCTGCGACGCGAGCAGCCCGAGCGCAGGATCATCGTCACCGGCTGCGCGGCGCAGACCGATCCCGCAATGTTCGCGGACATGCCGGAAGTTGACCGCGTTCTCGGCAATGACGATAAAATGCGCGCCGATGCCTGGCAGGCGACGCGCAGTGCATTCGATCTTGATGACGGCGAGAAGGTCGCTGTCGCTGACATCATGGCGGTGCGCGAGATGGCGCCGCATCTGGTGGATGGATTTCACAATGGCCAGCCACGCGCCTTCGTGCAGGTGCAAAACGGCTGCGATCATCGCTGCACCTTCTGCATCATTCCGTATGGACGCGGCAATTCGCGTTCGGTGGCGATGGGGGCGGCGGTCGATCAGGTGCGCGTTCTGGTCGAGAACGGCTGTCCCGAAATCGTGCTTACCGGCGTCGACATCACGAGCTACGGCGCGGATTTGCCGGGAACACCGAAATTGGGTGCGCTTGTGAAGCAGATACTCAAGCACGTGCCGGAATTGAAGCGTCTGCGTCTGTCTTCGATCGATTCCGTCGAAGCGGATCGCGATCTGCTCGATGTGATGGCAGACGACGAGCGATTGATGCCGCATCTGCATCTGTCGTTGCAGGCCGGCGATGATCTTATTCTCAAGCGCATGAAGCGGCGGCACTCGCGCGCCGACGCCATCGCGTTCTGCGAGCAGATCAAACGGCTGCGGCCAGACATCGCGTTCGGCGCCGATTTGATCGCAGGTTTTCCGACCGAGGCGGACGGGATGTTCGAACGCTCGCTCGCGCTGGTCGAAGATTGCGATCTCACCTTCCTGCATGTGTTTCCGTACTCGAAACGTCCCGGCACGCCCGCGGCGAAGATGCCGCAGGTCGAGGGCCGCATTGTCAAGGAGCGGGCGAAGCGGCTGCGCGACGCAGGCGAGGCGGCACTGAAGCGCAGGCTTGCGAACGAGGTGGGAAAGATGCGTCATGTTCTGATCGAAAGCGCCACGCAGGGCCGCACCGAACATTTCCTGCCCGTCGCGATTACGGGCGGTGTTGCAGGCGAGGTGCGGGCCATGGCCATTTCGGGCCACGATGGTGCACGCCTAAGCGTGTGACACAGCCTGTTCCGGCGATTCGATCTCTTGCTCGCCGTTCCAGCCGCATGCGCGCAGCCGTTCCTGCAAATGCACGGGCACCGGCGCAACGACGCGCACCGGCGGCTTGTTCTTCGACAGTGGCACGATGATCTCGCGCGAATGCAGATGCAGGCTCGGCTCGCCGAAGCGCGGGCCGTTGCCGTAGATATTGTCGCCGACAATCGGAAATCCCATCGCCGCACAATGCACGCGCAATTGATGGGTGCGGCCGGTGATCGGTTCCAGCGCGAGCCATGTCAGCCCCTCACCGCGTCCCATCACGGTCCAGCGGGATTTGGAAGGCAGTCCGTTCGGATCGGGCTTCTGCCACCAGCCGCGCTCCGCATCGAGCCGCCCGAGCGGAATGTCGATCTCGCCTTCGTTCTCCGCAGGCCCGCCTTCGACCACGGCCCAGTAGGTCTTGCCGATCTTGCCGTGCTTGAACAGAAGCCCGAGCGAGGCAGTGGCCTTGCGGTGACGGCCAAGCACGAGGCAGCCGGAGGTGTCGCGGTCGAGCCGATGCGCCAGCACCGGCGGGCGCGGCAAACCGTAGCGCAGCGCGTCGAACGAAGCTTCGAGGTTGGGGCCACCCTTCGGGCCTTTATGCACGGCGATCCCGGCCGGTTTGTCGACCACCAGCATCAGGCCGTCGCGGTGAAGCACGCGCGCCTGCATTTCTTCGGCGGTCGGCTGTGGCGTATCCATGGTGAAGACCGGCTTTTGTTTCTCGGCCGAACCGGGTAACACACCCCCCGAAATGTTGACAGTCAACAAATGACAGATACGCCGCAGGACAAACCCAAGCAGAGCTGGTGGCAGCGGCTTTCGGCTGGGCTCAAGCGCACGTCCGGTTCGATCGGCAGCGCGCTCACCGATCTCGTCAGCAAGCGCAAGCTCGACCGCGCCATGCTCGAGGACATCGAGGATGTGCTGCTGCGCGCCGATCTCGGAACCGAGGTCGCTGCGCGGATCGCGGCGAAGGTCGGCGAGGGTCGCTACGACAAGGATGTCTCTGCGCAGGATGTTCAGGAGATCGTCGCTGCCGAGGTGGAGAAAGTGCTCGTGCCCGTGGCAAAGCCACTCGTCATCGATGAGAGCCAGAAGCCGTTTGTCATTCTCGTCGTCGGCGTCAACGGCTCCGGCAAGACAACGACGATCGGCAAGCTTGCCGCGAAGTTTATGGCGGAAGGCCGTCGCGTGATGTTGGCGGCGGGAGACACGTTCCGCGCCGCCGCCATCGAACAACTGAAAATCTGGGGTGAGCGCACCGGGGTGCCGGTGATTGCGCGCGCTCACGGTTCGGATGCCGCGAGCCTTGCGTTTGACGCGGCAAGTGAAGCGCGGGCGGACAATCGCGACGTGCTTCTGATCGACACCGCGGGGCGGCTGCAGAATAAAGCCGAACTGATGGTCGAACTGGAGAAGGTGGCGCGCGTCATCAGGAAGGTTGATGCCAGCGCGCCTCACGCGGTGCTTCTGGTGCTGGATGCGACGGTGGGACAAAATGCGCTGTCGCAGGTCGAAGCCTTCCGCAAGACCGCAGGTGTCACGGGCCTTGTCATGACCAAGCTGGACGGCACCGCGCGCGGTGGCATCCTGGTCGCGATCTCGGAGATCTACAAACTGCCGGTGCATTTCATCGGCGTCGGCGAAGGCATCGACGATCTCGCGCCGTTCACCGCGCATGATTTCGCGCTCGCGATCGCGGGCAAGGACACGGTGCAGGGATAATCGGGATCATGGACAAGCGCGTGCCACATCCGCTGTTCAAGCTCGCGACCGAGCTCGGTCCGTTGCTGGTGTTCTTCGCCGCCAACGCCAAGTTCAACCTGTTCGTGGCGACCGGTGCGTTCATGGTCGCGATCGTCGCGGCGGTGATCGCCTCCTACGTGGTGGTGCGCCACGTGCCGCTGATGGCCCTCGTCACGGCGGTGATCGTGCTGGTATTCGGCGGGCTGACGCTCGTGCTGCATGATGAGACGTTCATCAAGATCAAGCCAACCATCATCTACGCGCTATTCGCGGCGACGCTCTTTGTGGGCGTGATGATGGGACGATCGTTCATCGCCATTTTGTTCGATCAGGTCTTCAACCTGACGCCGGAGGGCTGGCGGCTTCTCACGATCCGCTGGGCGATCTTCTTCGCATTTATGGCGGTGCTGAATGAAGTGATCTGGCGTACCCAGAGCACGGATTTCTGGGTCGCGTTCAAGGCCTTCGGCGCGGTGCCGCTGACGGCGGTCTTCGCGATGGCGCAGATGCCGCTCGTCAAACGCTACCAGATCGAGGACGCGACTGCGGAAGCACCGGACAGCGAGCGCGGCGACATCACGAAGAGCTAAAGCGTTCTCCTTGGCGAAAATCCCGGTCTCAATGCTTCTTATCGAGATTGGCGATCTGTCCCGGCGTAATGCCGAAATTATGTGTGAATGCGGCAATGAAGGGTGTGGGACCGGCATACCCAAGATCGTAGGCCGCCGTTTTTACCGGCACGCCGAGTTGTAGCAGGCGAACCGCGGCTGCCATGCGAAGCTGCATTCTCCAAGCCCTCCAACTCATCCCTGTCGTGGTGACAACAATGCGAGACAGGGTGCGTTTGCTAACCCCATGTTCGCGAGCCCAATCGTTCAAATTTCGCGGATCGACCGGATCGCGGGCGAGTGCCGCGGTGATGGCGTCGAACAATGGATGTGCTCTGGGCAGAACGGCCGTCTGAGTCACCTGCCGTGCTGGGCGGAGCATCTGTTGGATTTCTGTTATGGCGGCCTTTAAAAAGTGCAACTGACTTTTTGCGGCCGTATCGTTGTCGCCCAGCCGCAATAATAATTCTCGTAAGAGAGAGGATATCTCCAGCGCGCCCGCCGTTGCAGGAAGTAATCGCGCGATGCGTGGCGCAAGATAAAGACTGTACGTGTTGCGGTCGCATCGTGCGCTTAATCGGTGCGGCAGATCGGGTGGAATCCAGATGCCGTTATCCGCCGACGCCATCCACACCCGTCCATCGACCGTGACTGTGACCAAGTCCCGGGGCGCGAATACGATTTGGCCGTGCGCATGCGCGTGCAGGCCAGGC includes:
- a CDS encoding SIMPL domain-containing protein — translated: MRCLVAAACLALASPALAQPVPPSISVSGQATVSAAPDLAEIEAGVTTEAKTARAASEANAKAMNDVLAALKGTGIAPKDVQTSQISLHPQMTSRNNSNAPPQITGYRATNRVSVRLRDIAKIGDTIDALVASGANDIGGIGFSVSQSSKLLDEARAKAVEDAHRKAAIYAQSAGVTLGAPLSIAEDGAPPPIAFRRMDATLAAAPTPIVPGEQTLRVSVHVSYEIKPKP
- a CDS encoding GyrI-like domain-containing protein encodes the protein MTSRSTRLVLLVPIALAAASMAIIPASAQSPATPTTPPPTTADKPVAPPTTLAPATPPAPAATPAPAVTAPATPPESSAPTAPATPPAAATPAPASPATEAAPPAKVQPADPFGEETTLTAKKVVALKGKAVWDSAFETLTDSIKALNTLLAKQKIEPAGPVIIVYTSTDDAGFTFQAEMPVNQEPKNLPKDMSITQSPEGKVLKFVHRGSYDNMDNTYEAITNYLDEKKLEAKDSFIEEYVTDPLKTEEDKLIINVFVPLN
- the dapF gene encoding diaminopimelate epimerase; amino-acid sequence: MTVLANHSFAKMNGIGNEIVVVDLRTSDSQITPAEARAIAAPDGVPYDQLMVLQTPRLPGTSAFIRIYNNDGSEAGACGNGMRCVAKRVFGASGEKAATFETRAGLLNCWQGPSPDLYTVDMGVPKFGWQDIPLAEEFRDTRYIELQVGPIDAPVLHSPSVVSMGNPHAIFWVADIDAYDLERFGPLLENHPIFPERANITLAHIVDRDHIRMRTWERGAGLTKACGSAACATAVAAARLKRTNRIVQMSLPGGDLTIEWRESDDHVLMTGAAVLEYEGIFDPALFAALA
- the mtaB gene encoding tRNA (N(6)-L-threonylcarbamoyladenosine(37)-C(2))-methylthiotransferase MtaB translates to MTVELVTFGCRLNLAESETMRAEAGAAGVHDAFIVNTCAVTSEAVAQARQTIRRLRREQPERRIIVTGCAAQTDPAMFADMPEVDRVLGNDDKMRADAWQATRSAFDLDDGEKVAVADIMAVREMAPHLVDGFHNGQPRAFVQVQNGCDHRCTFCIIPYGRGNSRSVAMGAAVDQVRVLVENGCPEIVLTGVDITSYGADLPGTPKLGALVKQILKHVPELKRLRLSSIDSVEADRDLLDVMADDERLMPHLHLSLQAGDDLILKRMKRRHSRADAIAFCEQIKRLRPDIAFGADLIAGFPTEADGMFERSLALVEDCDLTFLHVFPYSKRPGTPAAKMPQVEGRIVKERAKRLRDAGEAALKRRLANEVGKMRHVLIESATQGRTEHFLPVAITGGVAGEVRAMAISGHDGARLSV
- a CDS encoding RluA family pseudouridine synthase; the encoded protein is MDTPQPTAEEMQARVLHRDGLMLVVDKPAGIAVHKGPKGGPNLEASFDALRYGLPRPPVLAHRLDRDTSGCLVLGRHRKATASLGLLFKHGKIGKTYWAVVEGGPAENEGEIDIPLGRLDAERGWWQKPDPNGLPSKSRWTVMGRGEGLTWLALEPITGRTHQLRVHCAAMGFPIVGDNIYGNGPRFGEPSLHLHSREIIVPLSKNKPPVRVVAPVPVHLQERLRACGWNGEQEIESPEQAVSHA
- the ftsY gene encoding signal recognition particle-docking protein FtsY: MTDTPQDKPKQSWWQRLSAGLKRTSGSIGSALTDLVSKRKLDRAMLEDIEDVLLRADLGTEVAARIAAKVGEGRYDKDVSAQDVQEIVAAEVEKVLVPVAKPLVIDESQKPFVILVVGVNGSGKTTTIGKLAAKFMAEGRRVMLAAGDTFRAAAIEQLKIWGERTGVPVIARAHGSDAASLAFDAASEARADNRDVLLIDTAGRLQNKAELMVELEKVARVIRKVDASAPHAVLLVLDATVGQNALSQVEAFRKTAGVTGLVMTKLDGTARGGILVAISEIYKLPVHFIGVGEGIDDLAPFTAHDFALAIAGKDTVQG
- a CDS encoding septation protein A, which gives rise to MDKRVPHPLFKLATELGPLLVFFAANAKFNLFVATGAFMVAIVAAVIASYVVVRHVPLMALVTAVIVLVFGGLTLVLHDETFIKIKPTIIYALFAATLFVGVMMGRSFIAILFDQVFNLTPEGWRLLTIRWAIFFAFMAVLNEVIWRTQSTDFWVAFKAFGAVPLTAVFAMAQMPLVKRYQIEDATAEAPDSERGDITKS
- a CDS encoding AraC family transcriptional regulator codes for the protein MREAIQSIKSDIHHSGHEALQRIHSLSPQESACLHFHFDNQQAPGLHAHAHGQIVFAPRDLVTVTVDGRVWMASADNGIWIPPDLPHRLSARCDRNTYSLYLAPRIARLLPATAGALEISSLLRELLLRLGDNDTAAKSQLHFLKAAITEIQQMLRPARQVTQTAVLPRAHPLFDAITAALARDPVDPRNLNDWAREHGVSKRTLSRIVVTTTGMSWRAWRMQLRMAAAVRLLQLGVPVKTAAYDLGYAGPTPFIAAFTHNFGITPGQIANLDKKH